The Branchiostoma floridae strain S238N-H82 chromosome 7, Bfl_VNyyK, whole genome shotgun sequence region ttcgtattttcccagaactatgatcgtagagtggaatttgttatcactaagcaaagtaggggcatcttcttcGGTTAGTTGTAAAGTacatttgcagatagatgtgcaaacgTTAGGTGTTacagatcgttcagtgtaatataatcagctgctgcctgcgaagctggtgtgttatgccgaaaggcggttataccggatatatagatatagaattCTTGTCGTGCCAGCTTAAACTTCTTGCTTGCCGTAGAATTCTTAGCTGATACGATTCTTTTGTGCCTTGCCCAATAGCGGACATCATACGGCCACAATGCATGGTCATTTGAAAATCGTGGATATAGCTGAGGCCATGGCAACTATTCCTGACTACCTCTCTGTGTGCTAGTTGTACAAATCGCACCCAATCTTGAAAACACGTCTGCACTTTTGGCGGGTACAGGAGTTTTGTGGGGGTGGTGCAAGTCGATCTGTTTACAACATTTCAACTGTTGACAGCCTTTTCAAGTTTCGCCGTCACATGATAACGTTTATAAGCTGTGGTAGAGTTGAGCGGATCGTGTCAAGGGATGAATTCTGGGACAAGAAGACAGTTGAATGGTttccattacatgtacatatcatatcattgcGGCAATTGACACCAGCTTACGTCTTAGACCCATAGAAATCGTAGTATTCTATCCATTTCTttcaaaaaggtacatttttaaTCGGATCAACACACGTACACTCAAGATAGGGAAATGTGTATGCAGAAGACGACGACCGTGAACAATGCCTGTCATACATCGGCTAGGGACGATGTCCGATCAGAACAACAGAAAGTCAACATTGCGTTTTCCAGACGTAGACTAGGAGAGACGACTAGCGACTGGTACCCAAACCACTCTGTAGTCAGAGGATTTGCCTTGACGTCGtttgaaaatgaatatataGAAAACTTAATGTCATTGGTGCCTTAAAAGTTATTGACTTATTATTGGTATACGTTTTCCAGGCTACCGATAGCCAAATATAATATTGTTGATAGATCACACTTTGTGATAGTTTTATAATGGCACATCTTCGGAAGACCTTTTCGGTTTTATGTGTCAGTTTCTGTGGTACAGTATCTCTGTCCTCCCCAGAGACACTTACTCACTCTTGGCCTTCCCACAATTTACCGAGATTTGTGAGGCTCCGTGAAAACCTCTTATCCTTCGCATGAAGACTGGAACTTCTTCCTTTTTTCCGCTGTGACAGCTTCCGCCGGGGGCTCCCCAACTCTACGCGCATCAACTTCCGGCGCAgttggtccgccatcttggaatagAATGTGCACTTCCGGTCAACCATTTCTTGCCTTGTCCGGTCTTCTTCCGGACAACTTACTTTTAGGGAAAGGCCCTAAAAAGAGAAAAGTCACAAGAATTAACGGAACTTTTAAGGTATTTCGGTTCCCTATATGAAATTCTACTACCATCACACACAATATCTGGTGCTTCCAGTTCCATATCGCACTTTGATGAACTACCATCAgacactgtccctggtactgagctaccatcacacactgtccctggtgctgaactaccatcacaccatgtccctggtgctaaactACCATCACAaactgtccctgatgctgaactaccatcacacactttcctggtgctgaactaccatcacacactttcctggtgctgaactaccatcacacactgtcACTGGTACTGAACTACCATCAGACACTCTACTTACTACTGAACTACCGTtacacactgtccctggtgctgaactaccatcacatactgtccctggtgctgaactaccatcacataatgttcctggtgctgaactaccaaCACACActacccttggtgctgaactaccatcacacactgCCCCTGGTACTAAACTACCATCACATACTGTCCCTGGgactgaactaccatcacacactgtccctggtactgaactaccatcacacactCTACTTACTACTGAACTACCGTtacacactgtccctggtgctgaactaccatcacatactgtccctggtgctgaactaccatcacataatgttcctggtgctgaactaccaaCACACActacccttggtgctgaactaccatcacacactgCCCCTGGTACTAAACTACCATCACAtaatgtccctggtgctgaactaccatcaTATACTGCCCCTTGGACTGGACTATCGTTACATATGGTGCTGGTGCTGAACTTCCAACACAGACGGTCCCGTGTCCTAAAATACTGTCAAATACTATGTCTGACCTCTACTGCTGCTGTTATGTCGAATAATTCTGAGTTCCTCCTGCTGAGGCACGGACTCTGGAGCGGCGTAGTTTCTGGTGTAACGCACGGAGAAGGTTGGGGCGTCAGGAACAGTCCCATGCTGGCCGCTAGGGGGCTCCTCGGCGTTACTGGGGAATCTGGTGCCCGGTATGACGCCTGCACGAAGTAGCTGCGTATCGGAAGACTGGAGGACATGTTTTCTTCAAATATATAGCTGCCTTTATGGAGACACCTAAAACATATAAGGAAGATTTGTCAAAACGTTACAATTTACAAATCAATATTTATAGCATGCAGATATATATCTTCGATCGTTATCTGTggttgattctgtcatagaGCACTTGGATATTCTACAATAGAGTTATATTATCTccattatattttatctgacccttacctccctcatgacctcaatgaaaagcggcctgctggccgatttgagcttctcatgaataaataaaggttcaagcAAACAAATATGCCGACGCACGACAAATGGAACCGcaaattcatattttcatattgaaCACAATTCTTTATGGAATGGATGGGTTTGCGGTTTGAAAAGAAAGGTATGTTGTGGATTTCATTTTGCAAACAAAGCTGTctgaaatcaaaacattttacattttggtTGCATCGCTGATGTTGATCTTGCCGGGTTGGCTACAGCTCTCCATCTTGCTGGCCAGACTGACGGTGTTTCCGAACAGACAGTACCGGGGCATGGTGGTACCCACCACGCCTGCCATGCACGGCCCGGAGTGGACGCCCACTCGGATCTGAAATGGTAAAGACATGCTGGTTTACAGAGTTTTCTGTACACATTCAAAACCGCAGATGCATATACAACATTTCAGGGACTCTGGTCTGAAATGGTAAAGACATGCTGGATAACAGAGTTTTCTGTACACATTCAAAACCCCAGATACGTAGACAACGTTTCAGGGACCGCCTGGCATCTtactcagggcaatactgactggttctactgtTACGTTAGTCGTGAACCGTGATTTGAGGGGTGTATAAACTCAtgcacgtttgggaccgcattcttcacattgcagcagcgacacctagctgcagtgcgaagcaAAACCAAGTTAGATATTACATGACAATATAGCATTAACGATTCATGAAGGTAGGCTAAATGATGCAGACCTTTCTACTCTTGGAATACTCTAAAAGTGCGACATGTATATCATAGGGGCAAGATGTGATTCATATATCAAAAGTAGCTCTAATGGTAGTCTGAAATTGTGAACAGATCTtttcatgatatatatatatatatatatatatatatatatatatatatatatatatatatatatatatatatatatatatatatgtatatactgtcATTGACCTACGGATATAGGCTTGTCCCCGTCCGGTGACGTCACTGTCCTGGAGACATCCATCATCCCCACTGCCATGGTAACGACTCTGTCAGCATGATCATCCACCTTCTCAGGAATCCCTCCCGCCACCATATAGGCGTCACCGATTGTTTCCACCTACGATACAACATCACCAGTCGATACAGGGTGCACATATTTCTTGTTCCTCTAGACGGCGCTCTTGCTGCACGAACAAGTAAGAGCCGCTTGGACAAGTAAATTATAGATTATGGCTCTTTTTCTACCCCTTTCTGCGCGTTAAAGAGGCACAGAAAAATAGACAGACTGGCAGACATACTAATTGGCAATACGGGAGAGCCAGCTGGAAGTCCTGTCACAAATATAGAACATCCAGGAGAGACATGGTCTACGGCTTACATGCGTCAGCAGTTGATACGGGTCCTCTGATGACTGATTAAAACTAGTACTTTATATAAAGTACTACGGACGTTTCTCCAATTCCCGGCATTTATTTTTACAACACGCCTTCGGGCGTAACACGTTTCAACTTGACGAAAATTTGAGACGGCGTTTGAATAGGTTATATTTTCTCGCTCGTCATTCCAGTGCCAGATATTCGCTGAAGCAAACGCGCTAATTGCCTCCATGAACGATGGGGGTTGTGTTCGTGACAGCGTTCGTTTGTTTGCCTTTCTTTCCGCTAACACGATTGTTCGTGAAggcttggatggattgtatttatatttgtatgcgggtaggtcttgatgaaacGTCGGCatgattagatttgggcccCGCACCGGCATCTTTTAACGAGTTTGCCATTTTAAATCATCCATTAGGCATTCCATTTcgtctacatgtatatcgtgAACTGACAACCCGTCAAAATGTTGCGTTACCGTTTGCAGACGTCTAGACGCGCTCAATGCGCTCACTAACTGAGGGGTCCCAATTGGGAAAAGGGCGCTGCCGGGTAGTTCACGGACTGTTTGGGGACACTTGTGGCatgacccctacgtggccccgtgggatACTAGTACCCTGCGGTTCCCGGGATAGACTTGAGtatggccgggccccgggttcgTTTTAAGTCTGTGTTAAAATCGGCCCGGCACCAGGTGACAAATAGATGCCGTGCCGTGACCTATCCGTGGGGTACACCGAGGGGTGTCACctggtatccggcagtccactgGGGCAAATTTGTTGCTTCGAAGCCCGGCcagggctacatccctgacggacACCGGTGCAATTGGGAGCCAAGCCTTGCCTGTGCTGAGTACATTTACAAAGCATTGTACTCGTTATGATATAAAAAGGTTAGCGTAAAGCTAATAAACACACGGCAAAATATTGTTTATATCAATCGTTTGTAAAGTTAacgtttgtggcttacaatgaCACAGAAACCAAAGCAAACCACAATCAAACAGCGAGAAAATCTGACCTTGTACAGTTCGTTCAGTTTGCTGAGCACGTCAAAGCTTGTGTACAACTTGTTGAGCATGCGCACGATGTCCATGGGCTCCACCCTCTCACAGATGCCCGTGAAGTTGACGATGTCCGAGAAGAGGATGGACACCACGGGGTGGGCCTCGGCCTCGACTGGACTGTTGGACACTAGACTCTGCACCTAAGGTCGTGATATCAACAATGTACCTATATTTTAAAtaggagttactcaagcaacttgacaGTGTGCAATGTTATGTCGATAAAGGTTATACATCCAGGTGCGACGATACACCAAATGACAGGATATAatgttggaaacagtcagacgtttcaggcatCTTCCGCTAACTTTCACTAGTGTCTCTTCCTAAAGATAGTGAATCCTGCACACATTTTTAAGAGAGATATGGGTAGTCACCCAAGTGTGTATCATGTGAATTTTCTCAGCTTTACTAACGTTATAGTCACTCCAGCTGGTGACATTATTCAAAACTTAGACCAGACAAATATAATATCACACAAAGTTTAAAAGTATATGAAAAATATCCAATGTATACTGCGATGTGTTTGCCTGTACTAATGATTACAAATTTGCGAGAGCAAAATCTGTTTAGGTATATAAGGTAGGTAGGTAACCCTGTTTTGTCTTCATTGGCGTCCATGGGTGCCACCATGTTGAATGACGAAACCATTAACCGAAAAAACTCTGACCTTCACACAAAAGTAATACCAACACACAAACCTGTAATAATGCCACTGCAGATACTACACTCTACTTACCTTAAACTTCCATTCGAAAAAGACATGATTATTTGTCGGCCTTGCGTACAAAAATATAGTACACATTTTTCAGATGTATAACAATCAGGGTTCATACCGCATTTGATGGGAGGATAGAATGCAGCAGTTCCTCCGTGCGACGTTTGTCTTCACTCAGCTTCCCCTGGAGTTTCCGGAGCTGGTTCCCGACATCCTCTATCTTGTCCAGCAGGTCCCTCTCCCTCCTGCGCAGGTAGTTCACCATCAGGACGTCCCGGCTGCTGTCGTGAAGCGGCGTGTCACTGAAGTAAAGACCCTTTCTCAAAAACTCCGACAAGTCTTTAACGCGAGGCGAACACAGGAAAAGAAGCATGTCCGATTCTGTAACAAAAACCATCTCCCCCTTCAGCTTTAGAGTCGACTCATCCAAGTCCACGCTGGCAGAGTTACTTGCTCCTTCGCAAGCTTGTGCTGTACAATCTTTCCCCTTGTTGATGATTCCTTGGACCGTTCTCACAACGTATATCGTGTTGAGATGTCTCACTATGTCACTGAAGAGGGATTCCACCTTCGGACGGATGATCTCGAAGATGTCTTGGAATCTCAGCTCGGCTGATGTGACGTTACCCTTCAACAACCTCTGGAGGCTGCGTCCCATCTGCACGACCTTCAAATCTCTGTCCAGCATGACATGGAAGGGGAAGATGTCATTAAACGTGTCCACGCTGAGCGGGAGGTCCTTAGGGTCGCTGCTGGTGGTGGGACAGATCGTCCCACTGCTCAGTCTCTTCTCGTCCCCAGGGGGATCACCGTTGCAGCTGAGATGACGTATGGAAAACGTCACGACCTGTCCCTGGCATGACGTCAGCTCACGCTCCTCTGAAACTACGTCGACGGCGACACTGACGTTGAAGAACTCCTTAGCGATCATGCGGACCAGGCCTTTCACGATTGGATAGAGCCCTAAATACaaacaatactataccattaggctcacccctgaggcttaggtcccaattggaaaaagcCGCATGATGTGGTTTTAGCAAGGATGTGGTCGCAAACGTGACTGAGTTTATACCTTTTTATCTCAACGACCATATGACGCTAATCACAATCATCACAAGAGCAACAGGCGCAAACCATCAATACTAAAGTATCTTAAGAATTTTCAATTATCGTTTTGCAAAGACTAACACCTTCTTGcctgtagcctgactaaaatcacgctTCTACAGTTGCCGCTGCTACAGTTGCCACCCTAGGAGGGAGGGGATCATTAATGCAGCCAGCGAGAGAGTGTGTAAAAACAGTTACAGGTTATCTTCCCTGAAACTATAACATTAATTCTTTGACGACGACTTACCAGATCTTTCGCTATAGTAGTGCAGAAAAAGAGTGTCATCAGGTCCCTCTGTGCAGCAGAAAGAAGGGGAACGGATGCCCGGGTAGGTGCTGGCCAGGTGTTCGTGCAAGCTGTCCAGGTTACACAGGAAGTCCTTCAGGCTCCCACCGAGGACCCTGAGCAGGCTACCGAAGCCGTACTCTATGCAGTACCGGACGAAGTGTTCTCCCATGGATTCCAACACGGCCTCTCGCGAGATTTCTGTAATAACGCGAGAAAGCGAAGTTCAACATGGGGGACGCTAGAAGGTATAGACTTCGTGTGCTacaaaacattttgtcttttagTTTGATGGTCACTCACAGGGGCTCCATGGCAATGTCATAAGGCTATAGAGAAAAAGTTATATGAAAGGTACTGAATGTTCTACACATGAGTTATACCACTTGGGAAAAATATATTCCCCTAACCAATCAGAGGGTGCAATGATATTTGTCTACGTAGCATGGCTATCTTTGTACTCAAGTAAATAGAAAAGATACCGTTGGTAGTTCCGCGGTCAATGAATACTGTGTtgttatcatttcattttctgaATGTTTTCATATGATAAACAATTATCTGTGCATATttcatgtttcaaaaaaaattgttgCCGCAAGGGTTGGTATTAAGAAAACAGAGACGGCGCCAGAGTTAGCCCCCTGCTTAACGTCGAGCGTTATTATCACCTGTCAGAATAGGTTACGAGGCAATCCTTTGCTTATCTGTTAATCTACGTAGGCGTGTTAACTGCTAAGTGCAGGCGTCTCggcattaaaaaaaacgtacgtTTGATAGCCTTAAAAGGCGTacaaatcattttgaaaagCTCATCATTAACAGCTCCCAATGGCCGTGACGTCAGCATTCTGGGCCGTTATCCACACTGCTGCTCTGGGCTGACTTAGCCTGAAAACTTCTTGATTTATCACCTCTTAGCAGAATAAATGGAGGCTCAATTTACGTCATTTGTGGGTGGGAGATTCTGGGAACCTGTGGGCGTTTAAGAAGTAAAGGTCcctttacaacttttatttgaATCTCAAATCATAAACTCGGAAACTTTCCGACACCAACCGTGCTAATGGTGCAGTAGAGTTTGCACGGATTGCGATCGAAACCTCCATAGAAGATTCCGACAGTACATGCAACTTTATAGCATGCGAAATGTGAACGATTCTTTACACGCTACACACCTTTCATCTGAAACCCAAATCATAAACTGCCAACACTTTGTGACACCAACTGTTCTAATGGCACAGTAGTGTTTGCATGGATAGCGAACGAAACTTTCATAGAAGTTTCCTACATACAACTTTATAGCATTTGAAATGTGGACACACACCATGAAAACGTACAGACACGGCGAAAACAGTTCAGCAAGCCACAAGCAACATTTCACTCCCTTGGCGATGGGCTAACAATGACAACCTAGATAGTTTAGAGGAAATGAGATCTCTACCCAGATGCTCGGATATGGCATTCAGTAGCCTCCAGGTGTCGTCATCACTGTATACTTTATGCATCAAAAACGTCCCGCCTCCTAGCTCGATTCCAGCGTTCTTTCTGAAAGGAAGCACATACTGAGTGAAGCAACATAGCCACCATAAAAAAATGCTGATTTACTGGCTTTACAATCACaagttttaaaagaaattttcaaaatggcaagGGAGTAACTTGCAAAATTCGCCAAACTAGCTGCACTCCATAGTGAGAGGGGAAGAGGGATGgagagaaagaatgaaagaGGAAGAAAGAGAGGCGTGAACAGATTGAAATACAAGTCTCTTTGCCAAACGTATCATCATACTAAAGACGTCATGATGAAATGGTACTAGAATAGAGGGATGAAGTgttaacaaaacatttcaagatgcAGTTGTACATCCGGGGCTGACCCCATGTTAAAAGGATTGATCGCTGTCCTACGTCAGGAAACAATTTACCGAGACCGTATAATCAAACTCAGAAAATAACAGGTCTTACACGCTGTGTTTTGCGGTATAGTTAGAATCAGTTTCCTCGGGGATTCTCACTGCATAAGATGAATGTGAAAATTCACCCAAAGAACAAGGCCATATAGATATTCTACTAGATACCTACAATGTACGTTGGCTCCACCATGTGTGGGGGCGAAGCCCGCAAACTAAGTAAACCTCTCAGCCTTCCTTTTCATTCTGACCACACACTGCGAGGTCATTTCTATTTTCTGTAAATTGAGGAGTACGTCGAATCTGTTTGAACTTGATAACGAGTGTGATGCATCCTTCCGTAACAGCTATTGACTACACAGCGGAAACTGTTAAGAGATATGTACTTGCTGCGTCTAGTAATAGCTTTTTAATGGGATCTTGAATGCCCAAATTGCTTGAAAGCCCTTCGGATACTTTGGATGTATATTGACGATGGCTGTTTTCCAAAGTTTTAGGTGTGCTAACTTAAGCGAGTATCTCACAGGACTGTGCCCAAATTCATAG contains the following coding sequences:
- the LOC118419398 gene encoding guanylate cyclase soluble subunit beta-1-like; its protein translation is MYGFIHCVLGDLVVRGFGESTWQRIVKNAGIELGGGTFLMHKVYSDDDTWRLLNAISEHLEISREAVLESMGEHFVRYCIEYGFGSLLRVLGGSLKDFLCNLDSLHEHLASTYPGIRSPSFCCTEGPDDTLFLHYYSERSGLYPIVKGLVRMIAKEFFNVSVAVDVVSEERELTSCQGQVVTFSIRHLSCNGDPPGDEKRLSSGTICPTTSSDPKDLPLSVDTFNDIFPFHVMLDRDLKVVQMGRSLQRLLKGNVTSAELRFQDIFEIIRPKVESLFSDIVRHLNTIYVVRTVQGIINKGKDCTAQACEGASNSASVDLDESTLKLKGEMVFVTESDMLLFLCSPRVKDLSEFLRKGLYFSDTPLHDSSRDVLMVNYLRRRERDLLDKIEDVGNQLRKLQGKLSEDKRRTEELLHSILPSNAVQSLVSNSPVEAEAHPVVSILFSDIVNFTGICERVEPMDIVRMLNKLYTSFDVLSKLNELYKVETIGDAYMVAGGIPEKVDDHADRVVTMAVGMMDVSRTVTSPDGDKPISIRVGVHSGPCMAGVVGTTMPRYCLFGNTVSLASKMESCSQPGKINISDATKMCLHKGSYIFEENMSSSLPIRSYFVQASYRAPDSPVTPRSPLAASMGLFLTPQPSPCVTPETTPLQSPCLSRRNSELFDITAAVEVRHSI